GACGTCATCGCCAAATCCTGGCCGATTTATGCCGAAGTGCTGGCGGCGTCGCTGTTGATCAACATTTTTGCGTTGGCCGCGCCGCTGTTCTTCATGAACGTTTACGACCGGGTGGTACCGAACCGCGCCTTGGAAACCCTTTGGGTGTTTGCGCTAGGCATCGTGATCGTATTCGGCTTCGAATTGGCGATGAAACTGTTGCGTAGCTATTTCATCGACGCCGCCGGCAAGCGCGCCGATATCGTGCTGTCGGCGACGATTTTCGAAAAACTGATGAATATCCGGATGGAGGCCAAACCGGTTTCGGTCGGCGGTTTTGCCAACAACCTGAGCGAATTCGAATCGTTCCGCGAATTTCTGACCTCCGCCAGCTTGGCCACGCTGATCGACCTGCCGTTTCTGATCCTGTTCATCTTGATTATTTCCAGTATCGGCGGCCATTTAGCCTGGATTCCGCTGGTCATATTGCCGTTGGCGGTATTGGTCGGCATCGTGTTGCAGGCCCCGCTCAGGGCTACGATCCAGGCCTTGTTCAAAGCCGGCGCCGAGAAAAATGCCACCCTGGTCGAAGCCCTGTCCAACCTGGAAACGCTGAAGGCCGCCGGCGCCGAAGGCCAACTGCAGGCGCGTTGGGAAAAAGGCATCGGCGAGATGGCCCGGCTTGGTTTGAAGTCGCGGTTTTATTCCGGCTTGACCGTCAATTTGACGGCGTTTTTCCAGCAATTGGCCTCGGTGTTTGTCGTCGTCGCCGGCGTTTACCGCATTGCCGACGGCGACTTGACCACAGGCGGTTTGGTGGCCTGCACCATGCTGACCTCGCGGGCGCTGGCGCCGGTCGGCCAAGTGGCGGCGTTGTTGACCCGCTACCACCACGCCCGCGCCGCGTTGGATTCCTTGAACCGGATGATGGCTTTGCCGGTCGAGCGCGAACCGGGGCGGGACTACTTGCACCGGCCGCGCTTCAACGGCGATATCGAATTCAAACAGGTCGCCTTCCATTATCCGCAGCAACCGGTCAAAGCGCTGGAGGGGATCTCGTTCAAAATCAAAGCCGGCGAACGGGTAGGCGTGATCGGCCGGATCGGTTCAGGCAAAAGCACGTTGGAGCGTTTGATCCTGGGCTTGTACCAGGCCCAACAGGGCTCGATTTTGATCGACGGCGCAGATATCCGCCAAATCGATCCCGCCGACTTGCGCCGCCAGATAGGCTACGTGCCGCAAGACATTTCGCTGATGTACGGCAGCGTCAAGGACAATATCACGCTCGGCTCCGGCTTCGCCGACGACAGCCAAGTGTTGCGGGCGGCGCGGATCGCCGGCG
Above is a window of Methylomonas koyamae DNA encoding:
- a CDS encoding type I secretion system permease/ATPase, which translates into the protein MPDSLLSLGPANPKFDDPLLLALLSVCKILHITQTATALVAGLPLLDHKLTPDLFPRAAERAGLRASLLRRPLERISTLVLPVVLLLKDGTTCVLVGRDGEGCTVIVPETESGEKTVAAAELNALYSGLAFFVQVSHHFDARSGDAGLPKAKHWFWDVIAKSWPIYAEVLAASLLINIFALAAPLFFMNVYDRVVPNRALETLWVFALGIVIVFGFELAMKLLRSYFIDAAGKRADIVLSATIFEKLMNIRMEAKPVSVGGFANNLSEFESFREFLTSASLATLIDLPFLILFILIISSIGGHLAWIPLVILPLAVLVGIVLQAPLRATIQALFKAGAEKNATLVEALSNLETLKAAGAEGQLQARWEKGIGEMARLGLKSRFYSGLTVNLTAFFQQLASVFVVVAGVYRIADGDLTTGGLVACTMLTSRALAPVGQVAALLTRYHHARAALDSLNRMMALPVEREPGRDYLHRPRFNGDIEFKQVAFHYPQQPVKALEGISFKIKAGERVGVIGRIGSGKSTLERLILGLYQAQQGSILIDGADIRQIDPADLRRQIGYVPQDISLMYGSVKDNITLGSGFADDSQVLRAARIAGVDQFVNRHPDGFELQVGEGGANLSGGQRQSIALARALLLAPPILVLDEPTNAMDNSSEEGFKQRFAAELDGQTLILVTHRMSLLSLVERLIVMDGGHIVADGPKQHVLEALRQGQIKVAA